Proteins encoded within one genomic window of Bradyrhizobium sp. 186:
- a CDS encoding NAD(P)-dependent oxidoreductase → MPRILMTGASGGIGTRLRKLLPPIYPDLLLSDIRAPADLGPNEKFKAADLSDMAQVEAICEGVDGIIHFGGYSVEGPWDDILQANIIGGYNLFEAAYRKGVKRVVFASSNHTVGFYPRHRRIDTDVTVRPDGRYGVSKVFGEAVGSLYADKHGLKVTCIRIGNCDERPLDHRRISMWLKPEDLVQLCQIGLEHPDIHFEIFYGVSLNERAWWDNHRAYEFGYRPTGRSEDHVQHAMAEQAKLKPDPIADHYQGGSFASVEFDGDASRIIDWTKR, encoded by the coding sequence ATGCCGCGCATCTTGATGACGGGAGCTTCGGGCGGGATCGGAACGCGCCTGCGAAAACTGCTGCCGCCGATCTATCCGGACCTCCTGCTCAGCGACATCCGCGCACCGGCCGATCTCGGCCCGAACGAGAAGTTCAAGGCGGCGGACCTGTCCGACATGGCGCAGGTCGAGGCGATCTGCGAGGGCGTCGACGGCATCATCCATTTCGGCGGCTATTCGGTCGAAGGCCCCTGGGACGATATCCTCCAGGCCAACATCATCGGCGGCTACAATCTGTTCGAGGCCGCGTACCGAAAGGGTGTCAAGCGCGTGGTGTTCGCCTCGTCCAACCATACGGTCGGCTTTTATCCGCGCCACCGCAGGATCGACACCGACGTCACCGTGCGTCCGGACGGCCGTTACGGCGTGAGCAAGGTGTTCGGTGAAGCAGTGGGGTCGCTCTATGCCGACAAGCACGGGCTGAAGGTCACCTGCATCCGGATCGGCAATTGCGACGAGAGGCCGCTCGATCATCGCCGCATCTCGATGTGGCTCAAGCCGGAAGACCTGGTGCAGCTCTGCCAGATCGGGCTCGAGCATCCCGATATTCATTTCGAGATCTTCTACGGAGTGTCTCTGAACGAGCGCGCCTGGTGGGACAACCACCGCGCCTACGAGTTCGGCTACCGCCCGACCGGCCGCTCTGAGGATCATGTGCAGCACGCGATGGCCGAGCAGGCCAAGCTGAAGCCGGATCCGATTGCCGATCACTACCAAGGCGGCTCATTCGCCAGCGTGGAGTTCGACGGCGATGCGAGCCGGATCATCGACTGGACCAAGCGCTAG
- a CDS encoding aldehyde dehydrogenase family protein, with product MVNRMQFYIDGAWVDPAVKKSTAVVNPATEEAMYEIALGSKADVDKAVAAAKRAFATFSQTSREERVALLSKVIEVYKGRLKEIGAAVSDEMGAPLPMAEKLQAGAGLGHLMTTLDVLKNYHFEEPVGTAMVLREPVGVVGMITPWNWPLNQIACKVAPALAAGCTMILKPSEFTPTSALIFAEILHEAGVPKGVFNLVNGLGPEVGAAMSEHPDIDMISFTGSTRAGIDVAKRAAPTVKRVSQELGGKSPNVILEGADLQKAVTGGVMHMFNNSGQSCNAPSRMIVPLSKMKEVAAIAKAVADKTKAGDPRAEGTTIGPVVNRGQWDKIQALIKKGIDEGATLVAGGTGLPEGVNKGFYVRPTIFADVTPDMTIAREEIFGPVLTIIGAKDEAEAVHIANDTPYGLAGYVTADTVENAKRVGRQIRAGNVNLQGVPNDRSAPFGGYKQSGNGREWGKYGLEDFLEVKAVAGFNAA from the coding sequence ATGGTCAATCGCATGCAATTCTACATCGACGGCGCCTGGGTCGATCCCGCCGTCAAGAAGTCCACCGCCGTGGTCAATCCGGCGACCGAAGAGGCGATGTACGAGATTGCGCTGGGCTCCAAGGCCGACGTGGACAAGGCCGTCGCCGCCGCCAAGCGCGCCTTTGCAACCTTCTCCCAGACCAGCCGCGAGGAGCGCGTCGCGCTGCTCTCGAAAGTCATCGAGGTCTACAAGGGCCGCCTCAAGGAGATCGGCGCCGCCGTCTCCGACGAGATGGGCGCGCCGCTGCCGATGGCGGAGAAGCTCCAGGCCGGCGCCGGCCTCGGCCATCTCATGACCACGCTCGACGTGCTCAAGAACTATCACTTCGAGGAACCGGTCGGCACTGCTATGGTACTGCGCGAGCCGGTCGGCGTGGTCGGCATGATCACGCCCTGGAACTGGCCGCTCAATCAGATCGCCTGCAAGGTCGCGCCTGCGCTCGCCGCCGGCTGCACCATGATCCTGAAGCCGTCGGAGTTCACGCCGACCTCGGCGCTGATCTTCGCGGAAATCCTCCACGAAGCCGGCGTGCCGAAGGGCGTGTTCAATCTCGTCAACGGCCTCGGCCCCGAGGTCGGCGCCGCCATGAGCGAGCATCCCGACATCGACATGATCTCCTTCACCGGCTCGACCCGCGCCGGCATCGACGTTGCCAAGCGCGCGGCCCCGACCGTGAAGCGCGTCAGCCAGGAGCTCGGCGGCAAGTCGCCGAACGTGATCCTCGAAGGCGCTGACCTGCAGAAGGCGGTGACCGGCGGCGTGATGCACATGTTCAACAACTCCGGCCAGTCCTGCAACGCGCCCTCGCGCATGATCGTGCCGCTGTCGAAGATGAAGGAAGTCGCTGCGATCGCGAAGGCTGTCGCCGACAAGACCAAGGCGGGCGATCCGCGTGCGGAAGGCACCACCATCGGTCCGGTCGTCAACCGCGGCCAGTGGGACAAGATCCAGGCGCTGATCAAGAAGGGCATCGACGAGGGCGCAACGCTCGTCGCCGGCGGCACGGGCCTGCCTGAGGGCGTCAACAAGGGCTTCTATGTCCGCCCGACCATCTTCGCCGACGTCACCCCTGACATGACGATCGCCCGCGAGGAAATCTTCGGGCCGGTGCTGACCATCATCGGCGCCAAGGACGAAGCCGAGGCCGTGCACATCGCCAACGACACGCCCTATGGGCTTGCCGGTTACGTCACGGCCGACACGGTCGAGAACGCCAAGCGGGTCGGCCGCCAGATCCGCGCCGGCAACGTCAACCTCCAGGGCGTGCCCAACGACCGCAGCGCGCCGTTCGGCGGCTACAAGCAGTCGGGCAACGGCCGCGAGTGGGGCAAGTACGGCCTCGAGGACTTCCTCGAAGTGAAGGCCGTCGCCGGCTTCAACGCGGCGTAA
- a CDS encoding GntR family transcriptional regulator, with protein MSDIRTADAMTIRRDDPDDVVARLEEDIIFGRLAPGARLTEDALMSAYGTSRHFVRQALVEAERRGIVRREKNVGATVRSYSAEEVRQIYEVREMLTRQAALMIPLPAPPSLIDELTGLQRQYCAKADLQDLRGIHEANDALHVALFAACGNPYLVRSLQHYMNLTLPMRAKNLADREGLAQSRRQHELMIELLKGRDSWALAQLCVDHMQFSKKDYLARIAGEEAERQGADS; from the coding sequence ATGTCCGACATTCGCACCGCTGACGCAATGACCATCCGGCGCGACGATCCGGACGACGTCGTCGCGCGGCTGGAGGAGGACATCATCTTCGGCCGCCTCGCACCGGGCGCGCGCCTCACCGAAGACGCGCTGATGTCGGCCTACGGCACCTCGCGGCACTTCGTGCGGCAGGCGCTTGTGGAGGCGGAGCGGCGCGGCATCGTCCGCCGCGAGAAGAACGTCGGCGCCACCGTGCGGTCCTATTCGGCGGAGGAAGTCCGGCAGATCTACGAGGTCCGGGAGATGCTGACGCGGCAGGCGGCGCTGATGATCCCCCTGCCCGCACCGCCAAGCCTGATCGACGAGTTGACCGGGCTGCAACGGCAATACTGCGCGAAGGCCGATTTGCAGGATCTGCGCGGCATTCACGAGGCCAACGATGCCCTCCACGTCGCGCTGTTCGCGGCCTGCGGCAATCCCTATCTGGTGCGCTCACTCCAGCACTACATGAACCTGACCTTGCCGATGCGCGCGAAGAATCTCGCCGACCGCGAGGGACTGGCGCAGTCGCGGCGCCAGCACGAGCTGATGATCGAGCTTCTGAAGGGCCGCGACAGCTGGGCGCTGGCTCAGCTCTGCGTCGATCACATGCAGTTCAGCAAGAAGGATTATCTGGCGCGGATTGCGGGCGAGGAAGCTGAGCGCCAAGGCGCGGACTCATAA
- a CDS encoding transketolase has product MPVDPARLETLTALSRKALWLSSWTIHHANHIRTSSDGLKVGGHQASSASLATIMSALYFHVLRPEDRVAVKPHASPVFHAIQYLFGRQTREKLENFRGFKGAQSYPSRTKDADDVDFSTGSVGLGVAQTLFASLVQDYVKAHGWMKDRREGRMIALVGDAEMDEGNIFEALAEGWKHGLRNTWWVVDYNRQSLDAVVREGLWEKFETMFRNFGWDVVIVKYGRLMREAFAEPGGEALKRWIDNCPNALYAALCFQGGAAFRKHLHDEIGDQGPITKLIDRRSDDELLALMSNLGGHDMASMLDAFESVDHDRPVCFIAYTIKGVGLPFQGHKDNHAGLMTVAQMEKYRTSQNIRPGNEWDKYEGLAQDAAELDAFLARVPFNQDGRRLTAPVVEVPSQLAFKPSPQMSTQQGFGLVLNEIARGDSELAKRIVTTSPDVTVSTNLGPWVNRRGLFARAEKADLFRSEKIPSTFNWDASPKGQHLELGIAEMNLFIMLSALGLSHQINGERLLPVGTLYDPFIERGLDALNYACYQDARFMVAATPSGITLAPEGGAHQSIATPLIGMAQDGLASFEPAFVDELAVIMGWGFNHMQRDPGEGGSVYLRLSTRSIEQAQRIMTPELEQGITDGAYWLRKPGPNAELVIAYTGAVAPEAIEATGFIGESRRDIGLLAITSADRLHAGWTAARKLRRDRRGVQHLSHIEKLLAPLPRDCGIVTVIDGYPAALGWLGSVRGHRVEALGVEQFGQTGTIADLYRHYGIDANAIIDAAESLTTGAPVLHRKMAV; this is encoded by the coding sequence ATGCCCGTTGATCCCGCTCGTCTCGAAACCCTGACCGCGCTCTCCCGCAAGGCGCTGTGGCTGTCGTCATGGACCATCCATCACGCCAACCACATCCGCACCAGCTCGGACGGCCTGAAGGTCGGCGGCCACCAGGCCTCGTCGGCCTCGCTCGCGACCATCATGTCGGCGCTGTATTTCCACGTGCTGCGGCCGGAGGATCGCGTCGCGGTGAAGCCGCATGCGAGCCCGGTGTTCCACGCCATCCAGTATCTGTTCGGCCGGCAGACGCGCGAGAAGCTCGAGAATTTCCGCGGCTTCAAGGGTGCACAATCCTATCCCTCGCGCACCAAGGATGCCGACGACGTCGATTTCTCGACCGGCTCGGTGGGCCTCGGCGTCGCGCAGACGCTGTTCGCCTCGCTGGTGCAGGACTACGTCAAGGCGCATGGCTGGATGAAGGATCGCCGCGAAGGACGGATGATCGCGCTCGTCGGCGACGCCGAAATGGACGAAGGCAACATCTTCGAGGCGCTCGCCGAGGGCTGGAAGCACGGCCTGCGCAACACCTGGTGGGTGGTCGACTATAATCGCCAGTCGCTCGATGCCGTCGTGCGCGAAGGTCTCTGGGAAAAATTCGAGACCATGTTCCGCAATTTCGGCTGGGACGTGGTGATCGTGAAATACGGCCGCCTGATGCGTGAGGCCTTCGCCGAGCCTGGTGGCGAAGCGCTGAAGCGCTGGATCGACAATTGCCCCAACGCACTCTATGCGGCGCTATGCTTCCAGGGCGGCGCGGCCTTCCGCAAGCACCTGCACGACGAGATCGGCGACCAGGGACCGATCACGAAACTGATCGACCGTCGCAGCGACGACGAGCTGCTGGCGCTGATGTCGAATCTCGGCGGCCACGATATGGCGAGCATGCTGGACGCCTTCGAATCCGTCGATCACGATCGCCCGGTGTGCTTCATCGCCTACACCATCAAGGGCGTCGGCCTGCCGTTCCAGGGCCACAAGGACAATCATGCCGGCCTGATGACGGTTGCGCAGATGGAGAAATATCGCACGAGCCAGAACATTCGCCCGGGCAACGAATGGGACAAGTACGAGGGCCTCGCGCAGGACGCTGCCGAGCTCGACGCCTTCCTCGCGCGCGTGCCGTTCAACCAGGACGGCCGCCGGCTGACTGCGCCCGTCGTCGAGGTGCCGTCGCAACTCGCGTTCAAGCCGTCGCCGCAGATGTCGACCCAGCAGGGTTTTGGCCTCGTGCTGAACGAGATCGCGCGCGGCGACAGCGAGCTTGCCAAGCGCATCGTGACGACGTCGCCGGACGTGACGGTCTCCACCAACCTCGGACCGTGGGTGAACCGGCGCGGCCTGTTCGCGCGTGCCGAGAAGGCGGATTTATTCCGCAGCGAGAAAATTCCTTCGACCTTCAACTGGGACGCCTCGCCGAAAGGCCAGCATCTCGAGCTCGGCATCGCCGAGATGAACCTGTTCATCATGCTCTCGGCGCTCGGCCTGTCGCACCAGATCAACGGCGAACGGCTGCTGCCGGTCGGCACGCTCTACGATCCCTTCATCGAGCGCGGCCTCGATGCGCTGAACTACGCTTGCTACCAGGATGCGCGCTTCATGGTGGCGGCGACGCCCTCCGGCATCACGCTCGCGCCGGAAGGCGGGGCGCATCAATCGATCGCGACGCCGCTGATCGGCATGGCGCAGGACGGGCTCGCCTCGTTCGAGCCGGCCTTCGTCGACGAGCTCGCCGTGATCATGGGCTGGGGTTTCAACCACATGCAGCGCGATCCGGGCGAGGGCGGATCGGTCTATCTGCGGCTCTCGACGCGCAGCATCGAGCAGGCGCAGCGCATCATGACGCCGGAGCTGGAGCAGGGCATCACCGACGGCGCCTATTGGCTGCGCAAGCCGGGCCCCAATGCCGAACTCGTGATCGCCTATACCGGCGCGGTCGCGCCGGAAGCGATCGAGGCGACCGGCTTCATCGGCGAGAGCCGGCGCGACATCGGCCTGCTTGCGATCACCTCGGCGGATCGTCTCCACGCCGGCTGGACTGCGGCGCGAAAGTTGCGGCGCGATCGCCGCGGCGTGCAGCACCTCAGCCACATCGAGAAGCTCTTGGCGCCGCTGCCGCGCGACTGCGGCATCGTGACCGTGATCGACGGCTATCCGGCGGCGCTCGGCTGGCTCGGCAGTGTTCGCGGCCACCGCGTCGAGGCGCTCGGCGTCGAGCAGTTCGGCCAGACCGGCACGATCGCCGACCTCTACCGCCACTACGGCATCGACGCCAATGCCATCATCGATGCGGCCGAAAGCCTCACCACCGGCGCGCCGGTGCTCCATCGCAAGATGGCGGTGTAA
- a CDS encoding Lrp/AsnC family transcriptional regulator, protein MPELDAIDRKILALLQNDSRLTMQELAEKVGLSASPCHRRVKLLEERGVISRYIATVDQKALGLHVSVFISIKLARQKEEDLNRFARAISKWDEVLECYLMTGNRDYLLRVVAADLSSYEAFLKNKLTRLDGIASIESSFALSQVKYSIALPV, encoded by the coding sequence ATGCCCGAGCTCGACGCCATCGACCGAAAAATCCTCGCGCTGCTCCAGAACGACAGCAGGCTGACCATGCAGGAACTTGCCGAAAAGGTCGGGCTCTCAGCCTCGCCCTGCCATCGCCGCGTCAAGCTGCTGGAGGAGCGCGGCGTCATCAGCCGCTATATCGCGACCGTCGATCAGAAGGCGCTGGGCTTGCATGTCAGCGTCTTCATCTCGATCAAGCTGGCGCGGCAGAAGGAGGAGGACCTCAACCGCTTTGCGCGCGCGATCTCGAAATGGGATGAGGTCTTGGAATGCTATCTGATGACCGGCAACCGCGACTATCTGCTCCGCGTCGTCGCGGCCGACCTTTCCTCCTATGAGGCGTTCCTGAAGAACAAGCTGACCCGGCTCGACGGCATCGCCTCGATCGAGTCGAGCTTCGCGCTGAGCCAGGTCAAATATTCGATCGCGCTGCCGGTCTAG
- a CDS encoding MFS transporter, producing the protein MSRSFSRYQSILVALLAVVQFTIIIDFMIMSPLGAIMMPALDISAAQFGVAVSAYAFSAGISGILAAGFADRFDRKWLLLFFYAGFTLGTALCAIAPNYHVLLLGRIVTGLFGGVIGSVVLAIVTDLFALQLRGRVMGFVQTAFAASQVLGIPAGLFLSNRWNWHVAFGALVGLSVIGMAAVLLLMKPVNGHLLLKQDKNAFRHLIATVAQPRHWMAFSVTTLLATGGYMLMPFGIAYTVHNLGIDIVHLPTIYLVSGLFSILIGPLVGRASDAFGKYPTFVFGTAMSIVMVLIYTHLGQVSLTVAILVNVLMFVGIFSRMIPSQALISAIPEPAQRGSFSAVGASLQQLSGGLGSVLAAALIAQDADGALRHFDRLGYVVVTTAVVSLILMYFVQRPIAAQAGKRVV; encoded by the coding sequence TTGTCCCGCAGCTTTTCGCGCTACCAGTCAATCCTCGTTGCGTTGCTGGCGGTTGTCCAGTTCACGATCATCATCGATTTCATGATCATGTCGCCGCTCGGCGCCATCATGATGCCGGCGCTCGATATTTCGGCCGCGCAGTTCGGGGTGGCCGTCTCGGCCTATGCATTCAGCGCGGGAATTTCCGGCATCCTGGCGGCCGGCTTTGCCGATCGGTTCGATCGCAAGTGGCTGCTCTTGTTTTTTTATGCCGGCTTTACCCTTGGAACGGCGCTTTGCGCGATTGCGCCCAACTATCATGTGCTGCTGCTTGGGCGGATCGTGACCGGCTTGTTCGGCGGTGTGATCGGCTCCGTCGTGCTCGCCATCGTGACCGATCTCTTTGCGCTGCAATTGCGCGGCCGCGTCATGGGCTTCGTGCAAACCGCCTTCGCTGCAAGCCAGGTGCTTGGCATCCCGGCCGGTCTTTTCCTCTCCAACCGTTGGAACTGGCACGTCGCGTTCGGCGCATTGGTCGGTCTGTCGGTCATCGGGATGGCCGCCGTGCTGCTCTTGATGAAACCGGTGAACGGCCATCTCCTGCTGAAGCAGGATAAAAACGCGTTCCGACATCTGATTGCAACGGTCGCACAGCCACGCCATTGGATGGCATTTTCGGTGACGACGCTGCTGGCGACCGGCGGCTACATGCTGATGCCGTTCGGCATTGCCTACACCGTGCACAATCTCGGCATCGACATCGTTCATCTGCCGACGATCTATCTCGTCTCCGGCCTGTTCAGCATTCTCATTGGACCGTTGGTGGGACGCGCGAGCGATGCTTTCGGCAAATACCCCACCTTTGTCTTCGGCACCGCCATGTCCATCGTCATGGTGCTCATCTACACCCATCTCGGTCAGGTCAGCCTGACGGTCGCGATCCTGGTCAACGTCCTGATGTTCGTCGGCATCTTTTCACGCATGATCCCGTCGCAAGCGTTGATTTCCGCAATCCCCGAGCCGGCACAACGCGGCTCCTTCAGCGCGGTCGGCGCTTCCCTGCAACAACTCTCCGGCGGGCTCGGCTCCGTGCTCGCCGCCGCGCTGATTGCACAAGATGCCGACGGTGCGCTCCGCCATTTCGACCGGCTGGGATACGTCGTCGTGACGACGGCGGTGGTTTCCCTGATCCTGATGTATTTTGTGCAGAGGCCAATCGCGGCCCAGGCTGGCAAACGCGTCGTTTAA
- a CDS encoding SMP-30/gluconolactonase/LRE family protein has translation MNDASSQFQERPQGWRSATYYPDPAISTLDPRFEKYWLKLSAVERLATGLRWAEGPVWFGDGRYLLCSDIPNQRIIKWEEETGAVSVFRKPSNFANGNTRDRQGRLITCEHGGRRVTRTEYDGSITVLMDSFGGKRLNSPNDVVVKSDGSIWFTDPTFGLLGNYEGYKAEPEIDPNVYRLDPATGKATIVAEGVLGPNGLCFSPDEAILYVVESRGVPNRKILAYDVSADGTTIANKRVIIDAGPGTPDGMRCDIDGNLWCGWGMGDPELDGVVVFAPDGVMIGRIALPERCANLCFGGVKRNRLFMAASQSIYALYVNTQGAVGG, from the coding sequence ATGAACGATGCATCGTCCCAATTCCAAGAAAGGCCGCAAGGCTGGCGGTCGGCGACTTATTACCCCGATCCGGCGATAAGTACACTGGACCCGCGCTTCGAAAAATACTGGTTGAAGCTTTCGGCCGTGGAGCGGCTGGCGACCGGCCTGCGCTGGGCCGAAGGTCCGGTGTGGTTCGGCGACGGGCGGTATCTGCTGTGCAGCGATATCCCGAACCAGCGCATCATCAAATGGGAAGAGGAAACCGGCGCCGTCAGCGTCTTCCGCAAGCCCTCCAATTTCGCCAACGGCAACACCCGCGATCGCCAGGGCCGGCTGATCACCTGCGAGCATGGCGGCCGCCGCGTGACCCGCACCGAATATGACGGCTCGATCACGGTGCTGATGGACTCCTTTGGCGGCAAGCGGCTGAACTCGCCGAACGACGTAGTCGTGAAGTCCGACGGTTCGATCTGGTTCACCGATCCGACCTTCGGCCTGCTCGGCAATTACGAGGGCTACAAGGCGGAGCCCGAGATCGACCCGAACGTCTATCGCCTCGATCCCGCAACCGGCAAGGCGACCATCGTCGCTGAAGGCGTGCTTGGACCCAACGGGCTGTGCTTCTCGCCCGACGAGGCAATCCTCTACGTCGTGGAATCGCGCGGTGTGCCGAACCGCAAGATCCTGGCCTATGACGTCTCGGCGGACGGCACCACGATTGCCAACAAGCGCGTCATCATCGATGCCGGTCCGGGCACGCCGGACGGCATGCGCTGCGACATCGACGGCAATCTCTGGTGCGGCTGGGGCATGGGCGATCCCGAGCTCGACGGCGTTGTGGTGTTCGCGCCCGACGGCGTCATGATCGGCCGCATCGCGCTGCCCGAGCGCTGCGCCAATCTCTGCTTCGGCGGCGTCAAGCGCAACCGCCTGTTCATGGCGGCGAGCCAGTCGATCTACGCGCTGTATGTGAACACGCAGGGCGCGGTCGGGGGATAG
- a CDS encoding IlvD/Edd family dehydratase — MSSGLRKGLTSYGDAGFSLFLRKAFIKAMGYSDDALERPIVGITNTYSDYNPCHGNVPQIIEAAKRGVMLSGAMPFVFPTISIAESFAHPTSMYLRNLMAMDTEEMIRAQPMDSVIVIGGCDKTLPAQVMAAISADLPTVVIPVGPMVVGHHKGEVLGACTDCRRLWAKYRAGDIDDAEIEAVNGRLAPSVGTCMVMGTASTMACMIEAMGLSLPMSATIPAPHAERFRLAEASGRVATEMAKSKGPKPSELLTPASFRNAQVVLQSIGGSTNGLIHLTAMAHRSPHRLDLGAFDQLGREVPVLVDLKPSGEHYMEHFHHAGGMPKLLAQLGDLIDLDAKTITGQTLRDVVANAEDVPGQDAIRPRDNPIKKEGGLAVLHGNLAPRGAVIKQSAASQKLLQHTGRAVVFESVEDMTLRVDDPDLDVTADDVLVLRNAGPKGAPGMPEAGYLPIPKKLARGGTKDMVRISDARMSGTAFGTIVLHITPESAVGGPLALVKNGDMIRLDVAKRSIELLVNAAELERRRAALKPAVAPDETRRGYAWLFNETIMQADEGCDFDFMQRTGKQTEKG; from the coding sequence ATGAGCAGTGGCTTGCGCAAGGGTCTGACGAGCTATGGCGATGCCGGCTTCTCGCTGTTCCTGCGCAAGGCGTTCATCAAGGCGATGGGCTATTCTGACGACGCGCTGGAGCGCCCGATCGTCGGCATCACCAACACCTACAGCGACTACAACCCCTGTCACGGCAACGTGCCGCAGATTATCGAGGCGGCGAAGCGCGGCGTGATGCTGTCGGGCGCAATGCCGTTCGTGTTCCCGACCATCTCGATCGCCGAGAGCTTTGCGCATCCGACCTCGATGTATCTGCGCAATCTGATGGCGATGGACACCGAAGAGATGATCCGCGCCCAGCCGATGGATTCGGTGATCGTGATCGGCGGCTGCGACAAGACGCTTCCGGCGCAGGTGATGGCCGCGATCAGCGCCGATCTGCCGACCGTGGTCATTCCCGTGGGCCCCATGGTGGTCGGCCATCACAAGGGCGAGGTGCTTGGCGCCTGCACCGACTGCCGCAGGCTGTGGGCCAAGTACCGCGCCGGCGATATCGACGACGCCGAGATCGAGGCGGTGAACGGCCGCCTGGCGCCGTCTGTCGGCACCTGCATGGTGATGGGCACGGCCTCCACCATGGCCTGCATGATTGAAGCCATGGGCCTCTCGCTGCCGATGAGCGCGACCATCCCGGCGCCGCATGCGGAGCGCTTCCGGCTAGCCGAGGCGAGCGGCAGGGTTGCCACAGAGATGGCCAAGTCCAAGGGGCCGAAGCCGAGCGAGCTGCTGACGCCGGCCTCGTTCAGGAATGCGCAAGTCGTGCTGCAATCGATCGGCGGCTCGACCAATGGCCTGATCCATCTGACCGCGATGGCGCATCGCTCGCCGCACCGGCTCGATCTCGGCGCCTTCGACCAACTGGGCCGCGAGGTGCCGGTGCTGGTCGATCTGAAACCGTCCGGCGAGCATTACATGGAGCATTTTCATCACGCCGGCGGTATGCCGAAATTGCTGGCGCAGCTCGGTGATCTCATCGATCTCGATGCGAAGACGATCACGGGCCAGACGCTGCGCGACGTCGTCGCGAATGCGGAAGACGTGCCCGGCCAGGACGCCATTCGTCCGCGTGACAATCCGATCAAGAAGGAAGGTGGCCTCGCCGTGCTGCACGGCAACCTCGCGCCCCGCGGCGCAGTCATCAAGCAATCGGCCGCGAGCCAAAAACTGTTGCAGCACACCGGGCGTGCGGTGGTGTTTGAATCCGTCGAGGACATGACCTTGCGGGTCGATGATCCCGATCTCGACGTGACCGCCGATGACGTGCTGGTGCTGCGCAATGCCGGCCCCAAAGGCGCGCCTGGCATGCCCGAGGCGGGTTATCTGCCGATCCCGAAGAAGCTCGCACGCGGTGGCACCAAGGACATGGTGCGGATTTCGGACGCGCGCATGAGCGGCACGGCGTTCGGCACCATCGTGCTGCACATCACGCCGGAATCTGCCGTCGGCGGGCCGCTGGCGCTGGTGAAGAACGGCGATATGATCCGGCTTGATGTTGCCAAACGCAGCATCGAGCTGCTGGTCAATGCCGCCGAGCTGGAGCGCCGACGCGCCGCATTGAAGCCAGCCGTTGCGCCGGATGAGACGCGGCGAGGCTACGCCTGGCTGTTCAACGAGACCATCATGCAGGCCGACGAAGGCTGCGACTTCGATTTCATGCAGAGGACTGGGAAGCAGACTGAGAAGGGGTGA
- a CDS encoding zinc-binding dehydrogenase → MRAAIFRNGEIVVDRMAEPKPSPGQVLVKTLACGICGSDLHARQHAQRMVEMARKVGRKPMDLARDVVFGHEFCCEIVDYGPGTARKLKPGTRVCSLPALVTPQGIEGIGYSNDNIGGYAEAMLLSEPLLLEVPNGLAPEHAALTEPLAVGVHAVAKANIRGGEVPLVIGCGPVGLAVIAALRIKGLHPIVAADYSPSRRALAARLGADIVVDPRVSQPYATWAEHAQMSDAEKAARPPLQAMLPALKPAIIFECVGVPGLLQQVFEGAPRDARIVVVGVCMETDRSEPMLGIMKELNVQYVLGYTPDEFAASLRLIAEGQVDAAAMVTAEVGIDGVAKAFADLANPEAHTKIIVQPWR, encoded by the coding sequence ATGCGCGCTGCGATTTTCAGGAACGGTGAGATTGTCGTCGACCGGATGGCGGAGCCGAAGCCAAGCCCCGGCCAGGTCTTGGTCAAGACGCTCGCCTGCGGCATCTGCGGCTCCGATCTGCACGCGCGCCAGCACGCCCAACGCATGGTGGAGATGGCGAGGAAGGTCGGGCGCAAGCCGATGGACCTCGCCCGCGATGTCGTGTTCGGCCATGAGTTCTGCTGTGAGATCGTCGACTACGGCCCGGGCACGGCGCGGAAGCTCAAGCCCGGCACCCGCGTCTGCTCGCTGCCGGCGCTCGTGACGCCGCAGGGCATCGAGGGTATCGGTTATTCCAACGACAATATCGGCGGCTACGCCGAGGCGATGCTGTTGAGCGAGCCGCTGCTGCTCGAAGTGCCCAACGGCCTTGCGCCGGAACACGCCGCGCTGACCGAGCCGCTGGCCGTCGGCGTTCATGCGGTGGCCAAGGCCAATATTCGCGGCGGCGAGGTGCCGCTTGTGATCGGCTGCGGGCCGGTCGGGCTCGCGGTCATCGCCGCGCTCAGGATCAAGGGCTTGCATCCGATCGTTGCCGCCGACTATTCGCCGTCGCGGCGCGCGCTCGCCGCAAGGCTCGGCGCCGACATCGTCGTCGATCCCAGGGTGTCACAGCCCTACGCGACCTGGGCCGAGCACGCGCAGATGTCGGACGCGGAGAAGGCGGCTCGGCCGCCGTTGCAAGCCATGCTGCCGGCGCTCAAGCCCGCGATCATCTTCGAATGCGTCGGCGTGCCCGGCCTGTTGCAGCAGGTGTTCGAAGGCGCCCCGCGCGATGCGAGGATTGTCGTAGTCGGCGTCTGCATGGAGACCGACAGAAGCGAGCCCATGCTCGGCATCATGAAGGAGCTCAATGTCCAATACGTGCTCGGCTACACGCCGGACGAGTTCGCAGCTTCACTGCGCCTGATCGCGGAAGGGCAGGTGGATGCCGCGGCGATGGTGACCGCCGAAGTCGGCATCGACGGCGTCGCAAAAGCCTTTGCCGACCTCGCCAATCCCGAGGCGCACACCAAGATCATCGTGCAGCCGTGGCGCTGA